One stretch of Microbacterium terrae DNA includes these proteins:
- a CDS encoding type II secretion system F family protein has protein sequence MTLVLGATLAAGVLLVLSPWLWPLRAARPVASDGRLSSLLAEAGVARLSPAAVLVLSGAAAAVSAALAWLVTAVPALALVALVAGGSVPVVWLRSRRTRLLHTRRALWPDLCDLLIASVRAGMSLTDAVASLAHSAPAELRPAFAAFARDVAASGHFDSSMVRLKDTLADPVADRIAETLRMARQVGGTDLTAVLRALSASVRADASLRAEVESRQSWIRGAAVLGVAAPWAILAMLALRPEGAEAYTSPEGVVLILVGAAVSFVAFRVMLRLGRLPEPRRWFR, from the coding sequence ATGACGCTCGTGCTGGGGGCGACGCTCGCCGCGGGGGTGCTTCTCGTGCTGTCGCCCTGGCTCTGGCCGCTGCGGGCCGCACGCCCCGTCGCGTCGGACGGTCGGCTGTCGTCGCTGCTGGCGGAGGCGGGTGTCGCACGGCTCTCCCCGGCGGCCGTGCTCGTGCTCTCGGGAGCCGCCGCCGCCGTGAGCGCCGCGCTCGCGTGGCTCGTCACCGCGGTGCCGGCACTCGCCCTCGTCGCACTCGTGGCCGGGGGATCGGTGCCCGTGGTGTGGCTGCGCAGTCGACGCACCCGGCTCCTGCACACCCGGCGGGCCCTGTGGCCCGACCTCTGCGACCTGCTGATCGCCTCCGTCCGCGCCGGGATGTCGCTCACCGACGCGGTGGCGAGCCTCGCCCACTCCGCTCCGGCGGAGCTCCGCCCCGCATTCGCCGCCTTCGCGCGCGATGTCGCGGCATCCGGTCACTTCGATTCGAGCATGGTGCGACTGAAGGACACGCTCGCGGACCCCGTCGCGGATCGCATCGCCGAGACGCTGCGGATGGCCCGACAGGTCGGCGGCACCGATCTCACCGCGGTGCTGCGCGCCCTGTCGGCGTCGGTGCGAGCGGACGCGTCGCTGCGGGCGGAGGTCGAGTCGCGCCAGTCGTGGATCCGCGGAGCGGCCGTACTCGGAGTGGCAGCGCCGTGGGCCATCCTCGCGATGCTCGCGCTGCGGCCCGAGGGCGCTGAGGCGTACACGAGCCCCGAGGGAGTCGTCCTGATCCTCGTCGGAGCCGCGGTCTCGTTCGTCGCGTTCCGGGTGATGCTGCGCCTCGGGCGTCTGCCCGAGCCACGGCGGTGGTTCCGGTGA
- a CDS encoding type II secretion system F family protein gives MTPLVVDDLAVAIVLGTAFGAGVLLMLTRVPRWAAPSLTRRIAPYLRDVTDPAGLTPVGALSAPATMPVVSSLGRRLAALAGSNVAVERRLRQAAWTTDAVTFRARQLAWGLAGLAAGAAAAVGISLAGRGSAALVLLPPLAAVGAMAAVDAVLSRAAAARLARIGDELPTVLEFLALCLSAGEGILDSLRRVSDVGAGELTGELRALVVAVGTGSSLPDELGALSARLEVAAVTRAVDQLVAAIDRGAPLAQVLHAQALDAREDAKRTLIERAGRKEIYMLVPLVFLILPLSVLFAVFPGIFILRLGLG, from the coding sequence GTGACGCCACTGGTCGTCGACGACCTCGCCGTGGCGATCGTGCTCGGCACGGCGTTCGGCGCGGGCGTGCTGCTCATGCTCACACGCGTTCCGCGCTGGGCGGCGCCGAGCCTCACGCGCCGCATCGCTCCGTACCTCCGCGACGTCACCGACCCCGCCGGCCTCACGCCGGTCGGCGCGCTGTCTGCTCCGGCGACCATGCCGGTGGTCTCGTCGCTGGGTCGCCGGCTCGCGGCGCTCGCCGGATCGAACGTCGCCGTCGAGCGACGCCTGCGCCAGGCGGCGTGGACGACGGATGCCGTGACCTTCCGCGCCCGCCAGCTCGCGTGGGGACTGGCCGGGCTCGCGGCGGGCGCCGCTGCAGCGGTGGGGATCTCGCTCGCCGGCCGAGGCTCGGCGGCGCTCGTGCTGCTCCCTCCGCTCGCCGCGGTGGGTGCGATGGCCGCGGTCGACGCCGTGCTCTCCCGGGCGGCGGCCGCCCGACTCGCCCGGATCGGCGACGAGCTTCCCACGGTGCTCGAGTTCCTCGCACTGTGCCTGTCGGCGGGTGAGGGCATCCTCGACTCGCTGCGGCGGGTCAGCGACGTCGGCGCGGGCGAGCTCACCGGCGAGCTCCGCGCCCTCGTGGTGGCCGTGGGCACCGGATCGTCGTTGCCCGACGAGCTCGGCGCGCTCTCCGCCCGCCTCGAGGTCGCGGCAGTCACGCGTGCCGTCGACCAGCTCGTCGCGGCCATCGACCGGGGCGCCCCGCTCGCCCAGGTGCTCCACGCCCAGGCGCTCGACGCCCGCGAGGACGCCAAGCGCACGCTCATCGAGCGCGCGGGCCGCAAGGAGATCTACATGCTCGTGCCGCTGGTGTTCCTCATCCTGCCGCTGAGCGTGCTGTTCGCGGTGTTCCCCGGGATCTTCATCCTGCGGCTGGGCCTCGGATGA
- a CDS encoding TadE/TadG family type IV pilus assembly protein, whose product MLTVLTLAVVQFGLAVYVRNVVHDAAVDGAYHAALADTSLADGEERTRSIVSRTIGEQYATDIAARTSGALGHETVEMRVVTTLPLAGLLGMPRAWEVTAHAPIESFD is encoded by the coding sequence ATGCTCACGGTGCTCACGCTCGCCGTCGTGCAGTTCGGTCTCGCGGTGTACGTGCGCAACGTCGTGCACGACGCGGCCGTCGACGGCGCGTACCACGCGGCGCTCGCCGACACATCGCTCGCCGACGGGGAGGAGCGCACGCGGTCGATCGTCTCCCGGACGATCGGCGAGCAGTACGCGACCGACATCGCCGCGCGGACCAGCGGCGCCCTCGGCCACGAGACCGTCGAGATGCGCGTCGTGACGACCCTCCCGCTCGCCGGCCTCCTCGGCATGCCTCGCGCCTGGGAGGTGACCGCGCATGCGCCCATCGAGTCCTTCGACTGA
- a CDS encoding pilus assembly protein TadG-related protein, with the protein MLLTIGYAVLALAVVLVCVDATSLYLAQKHLDGVADAAALAAADGFTLDVVGGEPVAKLSDAGITAQAEEIVAASQDAAGVGVELVSASTDDGVSARVTVAAEWHPPVLSIFVPEGVALESTATSRTALR; encoded by the coding sequence ATGCTCCTCACGATCGGCTACGCCGTGCTCGCGCTCGCGGTGGTGCTCGTGTGCGTCGACGCGACGAGCCTGTACCTCGCGCAGAAGCATCTGGACGGTGTCGCGGATGCCGCGGCCCTCGCCGCAGCCGACGGCTTCACCCTCGACGTCGTGGGCGGCGAGCCTGTCGCGAAGCTCTCCGATGCCGGCATCACCGCCCAGGCCGAGGAGATCGTCGCCGCGTCGCAGGATGCCGCAGGCGTGGGTGTCGAGCTCGTCTCGGCGTCGACCGACGACGGGGTGTCTGCGCGGGTGACGGTCGCGGCCGAGTGGCATCCGCCGGTGCTGAGCATCTTCGTGCCCGAGGGAGTCGCGCTCGAGTCGACGGCGACGAGTCGCACCGCGCTGCGCTGA
- a CDS encoding MFS transporter has translation MLVTHRPDSPSARDVVGRFGPMIYGPTLLFALGEGAVVPLIPVIAAELGADVPTAALVVSALVVGQLCGNIPAGWAVARFGERITMAVAGGIALGAAGVLAIAPSLGLFALAVLLIGFCAAAFGLARHSFMTTRVPASFRARALSLLGGTFRLGMFVGPFVAAGLLAVFGDERAAVWFFAGCLVTTVLLVLLGPDPETQLLPPATVETTAAVEIAEDTGEPVTGSIPTAERVGVFRTMWRHRTVLARLGLAAASLSAVRSARQVILPLWGLSIGLDAQTIALVVGVTGAIDFALFYASGQVMDRFGRLWAALPAMLLMGLGFIALSLTHDLDQAAMWFALFAGVLGVGNGLSSGILLTLGADTAPKSDPAPYLGSWRTLTDAGGAVAPLLVSGIAAAGSLALATGAMGAIGLLGALAFVRWVPRFSPPRR, from the coding sequence ATGCTCGTGACCCATCGCCCCGATTCCCCTTCGGCCCGCGATGTGGTCGGGCGCTTCGGCCCGATGATCTACGGGCCGACCCTGCTCTTCGCCCTCGGCGAGGGCGCTGTGGTGCCTCTCATCCCCGTGATCGCCGCCGAGCTCGGCGCCGACGTGCCCACGGCGGCGCTCGTCGTCTCGGCCCTCGTCGTGGGCCAGCTGTGCGGCAACATCCCCGCCGGGTGGGCGGTCGCCCGCTTCGGCGAGCGCATCACGATGGCCGTCGCGGGAGGCATCGCGCTGGGGGCCGCGGGTGTGCTGGCGATCGCGCCGTCGCTCGGACTCTTCGCCCTGGCGGTGCTGCTCATCGGATTCTGCGCTGCCGCGTTCGGGCTCGCCCGCCATTCGTTCATGACCACACGCGTGCCGGCGTCGTTCCGCGCCCGCGCCCTGTCACTGCTCGGCGGCACGTTCCGCCTCGGCATGTTCGTCGGCCCGTTCGTCGCGGCGGGACTGCTCGCCGTCTTCGGCGACGAGCGCGCGGCGGTGTGGTTTTTCGCGGGATGCCTCGTCACCACGGTGCTGCTCGTGCTGCTCGGACCCGACCCCGAGACGCAGCTGCTCCCGCCCGCGACGGTCGAGACGACCGCCGCGGTGGAGATCGCCGAAGACACCGGCGAGCCGGTCACGGGCTCGATCCCAACCGCCGAACGCGTCGGGGTGTTCCGCACCATGTGGCGCCACCGCACCGTGCTGGCGCGGCTCGGCCTGGCAGCGGCATCGCTCTCCGCCGTGCGTTCGGCGCGGCAGGTGATCCTGCCGCTGTGGGGGCTGTCGATCGGACTCGATGCACAGACCATCGCCCTCGTCGTCGGCGTGACCGGCGCGATCGACTTCGCGCTGTTCTACGCGAGCGGCCAGGTGATGGACCGGTTCGGCCGACTGTGGGCCGCCCTCCCCGCGATGCTGCTGATGGGTCTCGGGTTCATCGCCCTCTCGCTCACGCACGACCTCGACCAGGCGGCCATGTGGTTCGCGCTGTTCGCGGGTGTGCTCGGCGTCGGCAACGGACTCTCGAGCGGCATCCTGCTCACCCTCGGCGCCGATACGGCGCCGAAGAGCGACCCTGCGCCGTATCTCGGCTCGTGGCGAACCCTCACCGACGCCGGCGGCGCGGTCGCCCCGCTCCTCGTGTCGGGCATCGCGGCCGCCGGCTCGCTGGCACTGGCGACCGGCGCCATGGGCGCGATCGGGCTGCTCGGCGCGCTCGCCTTCGTACGCTGGGTGCCGCGCTTCTCTCCCCCGCGGCGCTGA
- the prfB gene encoding peptide chain release factor 2, producing the protein MLEFDLSADIQALRSTFADITAVVDVEALTADIARLSEEAGAPNLWDDVEKAQKVTSALSHSQAALKRVTDIERRLDDLEVLVELANEMDDEDSAEEARRELAELEDIIGQLEVQTLLDGEYDDRGAVVTIRSGAGGDDATDFAEMLLRMYLRWAERHKYPVKVMDTSYAEGAGIKSATFEVDAPYAYGTLSVEAGTHRLARISPFGSADKRQTSFAAVEVIPVMEEAVEVEIPEGDLRVDVFRSSGPGGQSVNTTDSAVRLTHLPTGIVVSMQNEKSQIQNRAAAMRVLQTRLMLLQREEEAAKKKELAGVITASWGDQMRSYFLYGQQLVKDLRTGHEVGNPAVVFDGDLDGFISAGIRWRKRKDED; encoded by the coding sequence ATGCTCGAATTCGATCTGTCCGCCGACATCCAGGCCCTGCGCTCCACGTTCGCCGATATCACGGCGGTCGTGGACGTCGAGGCGCTCACCGCCGACATCGCCCGCCTCAGCGAGGAGGCCGGCGCGCCCAACCTCTGGGATGACGTCGAGAAGGCGCAGAAGGTCACGAGCGCCCTCAGCCACAGCCAGGCCGCGCTCAAGCGCGTCACCGACATCGAGCGCCGACTCGACGATCTCGAGGTGCTCGTCGAGCTCGCGAACGAGATGGACGACGAGGACTCCGCCGAGGAGGCCCGTCGCGAACTCGCCGAGCTCGAGGACATCATCGGCCAGCTTGAGGTGCAGACGCTTCTCGACGGCGAGTACGACGACCGCGGCGCGGTCGTCACGATCCGCTCGGGCGCCGGTGGCGACGATGCGACCGACTTCGCCGAGATGCTCCTGCGCATGTACCTGCGCTGGGCCGAGCGTCACAAGTACCCGGTGAAGGTCATGGACACCTCGTACGCGGAAGGCGCGGGCATCAAGTCGGCGACCTTCGAGGTCGACGCTCCCTACGCCTACGGCACCCTGTCGGTCGAGGCCGGCACCCACCGCCTCGCGCGCATCAGCCCGTTCGGCTCGGCCGACAAGCGCCAGACGAGTTTCGCCGCCGTCGAGGTCATCCCGGTGATGGAGGAGGCGGTCGAGGTCGAGATCCCCGAGGGCGACCTGCGCGTCGACGTCTTCCGCTCGTCCGGTCCCGGCGGACAGTCGGTCAACACGACCGACTCCGCGGTGCGCCTCACGCACCTTCCGACCGGCATCGTCGTGTCGATGCAGAACGAGAAGTCGCAGATCCAGAACCGCGCCGCGGCGATGCGCGTGCTGCAGACCCGCCTCATGCTGCTGCAGCGCGAGGAGGAGGCCGCGAAGAAGAAGGAGCTCGCCGGTGTGATCACCGCGAGCTGGGGCGACCAGATGCGGTCGTACTTCCTCTATGGGCAGCAGCTCGTCAAGGATCTGCGCACCGGGCACGAGGTCGGAAACCCGGCTGTCGTCTTCGACGGCGACCTCGACGGCTTCATCTCGGCGGGCATCCGCTGGCGCAAGCGCAAAGACGAGGACTGA
- the ftsE gene encoding cell division ATP-binding protein FtsE, whose amino-acid sequence MIRFENVTKRYRGAAKPALHDVDFEVQRGEFVFLVGASGSGKSSCLRLILREDTPSDGRVVVLGRDLRTLANRKVPYFRRHIGSVFQDFRLLPTKTVFQNVAFTLQVIGSSRGFIQQAVPEALALVGLAGKEKRMPHELSGGEQQRVAIARAIVNRPQILLADEPTGNLDPATSIDIMQLLARINAGGTTVVMATHEAGFVDQMQRRVIELRHGEMVRDETHGGYGDRSGLPSLAPEPERGAAAVAALTAVLELHREIVETGVVDPVAVDAAVVASSEAVEAAESAEEAEALDAQRVAREESAAALAAATVEQEAAEQDAAVPAPPPPPEPPRTNPIPIADAVEIDLEDLGVADRLGLGDQADDEVGPTS is encoded by the coding sequence ATGATCCGGTTCGAGAACGTCACGAAGCGCTATCGCGGCGCCGCGAAGCCTGCCCTGCATGATGTCGACTTCGAGGTGCAGCGCGGGGAGTTCGTCTTCCTCGTCGGCGCCTCCGGCTCGGGGAAGTCGTCGTGTCTGCGGCTGATCCTGCGGGAAGACACCCCCAGCGACGGCCGGGTCGTCGTGCTCGGCCGCGACCTGCGCACCCTCGCGAACCGCAAGGTGCCCTATTTCCGTCGGCACATCGGATCGGTGTTCCAGGACTTCCGGCTGCTGCCGACGAAGACGGTGTTCCAGAACGTCGCGTTCACCCTGCAGGTGATCGGATCGTCGCGCGGCTTCATCCAGCAGGCCGTCCCCGAGGCGCTCGCGCTCGTCGGACTCGCAGGCAAGGAGAAGCGGATGCCGCACGAGCTGTCGGGCGGCGAGCAGCAGCGCGTCGCCATCGCCCGCGCGATCGTGAACCGGCCGCAGATCCTGCTGGCCGATGAGCCGACGGGCAACCTCGATCCGGCGACGTCGATCGACATCATGCAGCTCCTCGCCCGCATCAACGCCGGCGGCACCACGGTCGTCATGGCCACCCACGAGGCTGGATTCGTCGACCAGATGCAGCGGCGCGTGATCGAGCTGCGACACGGCGAGATGGTGCGAGACGAGACCCACGGCGGCTACGGCGACCGGTCGGGGCTGCCGAGCCTCGCCCCCGAGCCAGAGCGCGGCGCGGCGGCCGTCGCCGCTCTCACCGCCGTGCTGGAGCTCCACCGCGAGATCGTCGAGACCGGGGTGGTCGACCCGGTCGCGGTGGATGCCGCCGTGGTGGCATCGAGCGAAGCAGTGGAGGCCGCCGAGTCGGCCGAAGAAGCCGAGGCGCTCGATGCACAGCGCGTCGCGCGCGAGGAGTCGGCAGCGGCCCTCGCCGCGGCGACCGTCGAGCAGGAGGCCGCCGAGCAGGATGCCGCGGTGCCGGCGCCGCCCCCGCCTCCGGAGCCGCCGCGCACGAACCCGATCCCGATCGCTGACGCGGTCGAGATCGACCTGGAAGACCTGGGGGTCGCCGACCGCCTGGGGCTGGGCGACCAGGCTGACGACGAAGTGGGGCCGACATCGTGA